One segment of Geoalkalibacter ferrihydriticus DSM 17813 DNA contains the following:
- a CDS encoding rhodanese-like domain-containing protein, with translation MGFFDFFRPIPNMSIDEVRRFLLEHNPEEFYLIDVRQPREYEQGHLPGALLIPIHELRERLAELDAAKTAITYCTAGPRSRAAAATLIQGGFHRAYNMDGGIRAWQGAVVEGDPAAQRVRFSSEQTPVQHLALAWMLEEGSRAFYAAAAEMIDELEAAHFMRRMAAVEADHKAALAAAFLELTGNMPEEDFPRSVVGEAADEVYVEGGLLLSEVLIWLQDKSPEAIVEFAMGMEANAYDHYLLLRVDLKEEKSRELFSRLAEEEQSHLRALTERLERLISSR, from the coding sequence ATGGGATTTTTCGATTTTTTCCGGCCCATCCCCAACATGAGCATCGATGAGGTTCGCAGGTTTCTGCTGGAACATAATCCCGAGGAGTTTTATCTGATCGATGTGCGCCAACCCAGGGAATATGAACAAGGGCACCTGCCCGGCGCCCTGCTGATTCCCATTCATGAGCTGCGCGAACGCCTCGCGGAACTTGATGCGGCCAAAACAGCGATCACCTATTGTACCGCCGGACCACGCAGTCGCGCTGCGGCGGCCACCCTGATCCAAGGAGGCTTCCACAGAGCATACAACATGGATGGAGGCATCCGCGCCTGGCAGGGTGCCGTCGTCGAGGGGGATCCGGCGGCGCAACGCGTGCGGTTCTCATCCGAACAGACGCCGGTGCAACACCTGGCCCTGGCCTGGATGCTCGAAGAAGGCAGCCGCGCCTTTTACGCCGCTGCGGCCGAAATGATTGACGAACTCGAAGCAGCGCACTTCATGCGCCGCATGGCCGCCGTCGAAGCAGACCACAAGGCGGCTCTGGCGGCTGCGTTTCTAGAGCTGACAGGCAACATGCCTGAAGAAGACTTCCCCCGGTCGGTGGTGGGAGAGGCGGCAGACGAAGTCTATGTTGAAGGCGGACTGCTACTGAGCGAAGTTCTAATCTGGCTGCAGGACAAGTCACCGGAGGCCATTGTGGAGTTCGCCATGGGCATGGAGGCCAACGCCTACGATCATTACCTTTTGCTGCGCGTCGATCTCAAGGAGGAGAAAAGCCGTGAGCTTTTCTCCCGGCTCGCCGAAGAAGAGCAGTCTCACCTGCGCGCGCTCACCGAACGCCTGGAGCGCTTGATCAGCAGCCGCTAG
- a CDS encoding NAD(P)/FAD-dependent oxidoreductase, whose protein sequence is MGKHLVLVGGGHAHLTTLLKLGTFVKRGHRVTLISPSPFHYYSGMGPGLLGGSIGPREARFNIQRMAEERGGVFLQDQVLEVAASRRSLCLASGNRIDYDLVSFNIGSTLAWDAGLSSARLVPVKPIENLYRARRDILARPAQNLRFVVVGGGPAGVEIAGNLRHLLDTQKCRGEILLVAGGGLLSKLPRRARDLARHSLEKRDIRILEQESVVAVDDDEIHLESGRALPCDLAFAATGVRPPPVFRHSDVAVAEDGGLQVNAFLQSTSDPQIFGGGDCISLKGHSLPRVGVHAVRQNPVLLHNLRAALEDEELQEYRPQKNFLVILNMGDGTGIAVRGPFTGNGAGALYLKNWIDHRFMRRFQVSGEAEDATEIV, encoded by the coding sequence ATGGGCAAACACTTGGTACTGGTCGGCGGCGGACATGCTCATCTGACCACCCTGTTAAAGTTGGGCACTTTCGTCAAACGCGGCCACCGCGTCACCCTCATCAGCCCTTCGCCCTTTCACTATTATTCCGGCATGGGCCCGGGGCTTTTGGGAGGCAGCATTGGCCCCCGCGAAGCCCGGTTCAACATCCAGCGCATGGCTGAAGAGCGCGGCGGAGTCTTTCTCCAGGACCAGGTGCTGGAGGTGGCTGCAAGTCGGCGCAGCCTGTGCCTGGCGTCGGGCAACAGGATTGATTACGATCTGGTGTCTTTCAACATCGGCAGCACCCTGGCCTGGGATGCGGGGTTGTCTTCTGCGCGCCTGGTGCCGGTCAAGCCCATCGAAAACCTCTACCGCGCCCGCCGCGACATTCTCGCGCGCCCGGCGCAGAATCTGCGTTTCGTGGTGGTGGGCGGTGGACCGGCAGGGGTTGAGATTGCCGGCAACTTGCGCCACCTGCTGGACACCCAAAAATGCCGGGGCGAGATCCTTCTGGTGGCCGGCGGCGGACTCTTGAGCAAGCTGCCCCGACGCGCACGTGATCTGGCCCGCCACTCCCTGGAGAAGCGCGACATCCGCATTCTTGAGCAGGAATCCGTCGTTGCCGTCGACGACGACGAAATACACCTTGAAAGTGGCCGCGCCCTGCCCTGCGATCTGGCCTTCGCCGCCACCGGCGTGCGTCCGCCACCGGTGTTTCGTCACTCGGATGTGGCCGTCGCCGAGGACGGGGGTCTGCAGGTCAACGCCTTTCTGCAAAGCACCTCGGATCCGCAGATTTTCGGCGGCGGCGACTGCATCAGCCTCAAGGGTCACTCGCTACCTCGGGTAGGCGTTCATGCCGTGCGGCAGAACCCAGTGTTGTTGCACAACCTGCGCGCGGCTCTTGAGGACGAGGAACTACAGGAATATCGTCCGCAGAAAAATTTTCTGGTGATACTCAATATGGGGGACGGCACAGGCATTGCCGTGCGCGGCCCCTTCACCGGAAACGGCGCCGGCGCCTTGTATCTTAAAAACTGGATCGATCACCGTTTCATGCGTCGCTTTCAAGTGAGCGGAGAAGCCGAAGACGCCACGGAAATCGTCTGA
- the ettA gene encoding energy-dependent translational throttle protein EttA: protein MSNEANKIIYSMMRVGKFYNKKPVLKDISLSYFYGAKIGVLGLNGSGKSSLLRIMAGVDKEFVGQAVLSPGYSVGFLEQEPHLDENKSVRQVVEEGVQQTVDLLKEFEEINLKFAEPMSDDEMNELIERQGEVQEQLDAHDAWDLDSRLEMAMDALRCPPGDASVKVLSGGEKRRVALCRLLLQKPDILLLDEPTNHLDAETVAWLEHHLQRYEGTVIAVTHDRYFLDNVAGWILELDRGEGIPWKGNYSSWLEQKQERLRREEKTESERQKTLERELEWVRMAPKARHAKSKARISAYEKLLSQEAEKRGRDLELYIPPGPRLGDVVIEAQGVSKGYGDHLLFDNLSFSLPPGGIVGVIGPNGAGKTTLFRLITGQEQPDAGTFRTGETVKLAYVDQSRALDADKSIWEEVTGGQDTLTLGKQQVNSRGYVARFNFSGADQQKKIGTLSGGERNRVHLAKMLKEGANVLLLDEPTNDLDVNTLRAMEEGLENFAGCAVVISHDRWFLDRIATHILAFEGDSQVVYFDGNYSEYEADYKKRKGAVADQPHRIKYRKMAR, encoded by the coding sequence ATGAGTAACGAAGCCAACAAGATCATCTATTCCATGATGCGGGTCGGCAAGTTCTACAACAAAAAGCCGGTTCTAAAGGACATCTCCCTGTCGTATTTTTACGGCGCCAAAATCGGCGTGCTTGGTCTCAACGGTTCGGGCAAGAGTTCGCTGCTGCGCATCATGGCCGGCGTCGACAAAGAATTCGTCGGCCAGGCGGTGCTGTCGCCCGGCTACAGCGTCGGATTTCTCGAGCAGGAACCGCATCTCGACGAGAATAAGTCGGTGCGCCAGGTCGTTGAGGAAGGGGTGCAGCAGACCGTCGATCTGCTCAAGGAGTTCGAGGAAATCAATCTTAAGTTCGCCGAGCCGATGTCCGACGACGAGATGAACGAGCTCATCGAGCGCCAGGGCGAGGTGCAGGAACAACTCGACGCACATGACGCCTGGGATCTCGACAGCCGTCTGGAGATGGCCATGGACGCCCTGCGTTGCCCGCCCGGCGATGCCTCGGTCAAAGTACTCTCCGGCGGTGAAAAGCGGCGCGTCGCCCTGTGCCGCTTGCTGCTGCAAAAGCCCGACATCCTGCTGCTGGACGAGCCGACCAACCACCTCGACGCTGAAACCGTAGCCTGGCTTGAACATCACCTGCAGCGCTATGAGGGAACTGTCATCGCCGTTACTCACGACCGCTATTTTCTCGACAACGTTGCCGGCTGGATTCTCGAACTCGATCGCGGCGAGGGCATTCCCTGGAAGGGCAATTACTCGTCCTGGCTGGAGCAGAAGCAGGAGCGTCTGCGGCGCGAGGAAAAAACCGAGAGCGAGCGGCAGAAGACTCTAGAGCGTGAACTTGAATGGGTGCGCATGGCGCCCAAGGCGCGCCACGCCAAAAGCAAGGCGCGGATTTCGGCCTATGAAAAACTTTTGAGCCAGGAGGCGGAAAAGCGCGGCCGCGATCTGGAACTCTACATCCCGCCGGGTCCGCGCCTGGGCGATGTGGTCATCGAGGCGCAGGGCGTGAGCAAGGGTTATGGCGACCATTTGTTGTTCGACAACCTCTCCTTCAGCCTGCCCCCGGGTGGCATCGTCGGCGTCATCGGACCCAACGGCGCCGGCAAGACCACCCTGTTTCGCCTCATCACCGGCCAGGAGCAGCCCGACGCCGGCACCTTTCGTACCGGCGAGACGGTGAAGTTGGCCTACGTCGATCAGAGTCGCGCCCTGGATGCCGATAAATCCATCTGGGAAGAGGTCACTGGCGGTCAGGACACTCTGACTCTCGGCAAACAGCAGGTCAACAGCCGCGGCTACGTGGCGCGCTTCAACTTCTCCGGCGCCGACCAGCAGAAGAAGATCGGCACCTTGTCCGGCGGCGAGCGCAACCGCGTGCATCTGGCGAAAATGCTCAAGGAAGGCGCCAACGTTCTCCTGCTGGACGAGCCGACCAACGATCTTGACGTCAATACCTTGCGCGCCATGGAAGAAGGCCTGGAAAACTTTGCCGGCTGCGCGGTGGTCATCAGCCACGATCGCTGGTTTCTCGACCGCATCGCAACCCACATCCTCGCTTTTGAGGGCGACAGCCAGGTGGTGTACTTTGATGGCAACTACTCGGAATACGAAGCGGACTACAAGAAGAGAAAGGGCGCCGTGGCCGACCAGCCGCACCGTATCAAGTACCGCAAGATGGCGCGGTAA
- the htpX gene encoding protease HtpX — protein sequence MKRIMLFVITNLAIVLVLSLVLSLLGVGRILDEQGVGLDMYNLVIFAAVFGFGGSLISLAISKWTAKRLTGARVIKSPSNDVEAWLVQTVRKQAEIAGIGMPEVAIYDAPDVNAFATGARRDSALVAVSTGLLRSMDRDEAEAVLAHEVSHVANGDMITLALIQGVVNTFVIVASRVVGHFIDRVVFKTEQGHGPAFYVTAIVTQIVFGILASTIVFWFSRQREFRADAGGAHLAGREKMISALEKLQRSVNQPHLPDQMAAFGISGNRSQGIKRLFMTHPPLQERIEALKNYK from the coding sequence ATGAAAAGAATCATGCTGTTCGTTATTACCAACCTGGCGATCGTTCTCGTCCTGAGCCTGGTACTGAGCCTGCTCGGGGTCGGGCGCATTCTCGATGAGCAGGGCGTCGGCCTGGATATGTACAATCTGGTCATCTTTGCTGCGGTGTTCGGATTCGGCGGCTCACTTATTTCGCTGGCCATCTCTAAATGGACGGCCAAGCGCCTCACCGGCGCCCGGGTCATCAAATCGCCGAGCAACGACGTCGAAGCCTGGCTGGTGCAGACCGTGCGCAAGCAGGCCGAGATCGCCGGCATCGGCATGCCCGAGGTCGCCATCTACGACGCCCCCGACGTCAACGCCTTTGCCACCGGCGCCCGTCGCGACAGCGCTTTAGTCGCCGTGAGTACCGGCCTGCTGCGTTCCATGGATCGCGATGAGGCCGAAGCGGTGCTGGCCCACGAGGTGAGCCATGTGGCCAACGGCGACATGATCACCCTGGCCCTCATCCAGGGGGTGGTCAACACCTTTGTCATCGTTGCTTCGCGGGTGGTGGGCCATTTTATCGACCGCGTGGTGTTCAAGACCGAGCAGGGCCATGGCCCGGCCTTCTACGTCACGGCCATCGTCACCCAGATCGTGTTCGGCATTCTCGCCAGCACCATCGTCTTCTGGTTCAGCCGTCAGCGCGAATTCCGCGCCGATGCCGGCGGCGCCCACCTGGCCGGCCGCGAAAAGATGATCTCGGCCCTGGAAAAACTCCAGAGGAGCGTCAACCAACCGCACCTGCCCGATCAGATGGCCGCCTTCGGCATCTCCGGCAATCGCAGCCAGGGAATTAAGCGCTTGTTCATGACCCACCCGCCCCTGCAGGAGCGCATCGAAGCACTCAAGAATTACAAGTAA
- a CDS encoding sulfide/dihydroorotate dehydrogenase-like FAD/NAD-binding protein yields MFEVLNNEILAPGLHRMLLRAPRIAAARCPGQFVIVRSAAGEERIPLTIGDADEDAGTITLFVQALGAGTQKIVAVEPGGYLRDVAGPLGLPTHIENWGRVACVGGGVGTAVLYPLAKALAAAGNQVTTIIGGRSAPFIILEEELAAFSAQVRVTTEDGSRGRQGFVTLELENLMASSASRPEVVFAIGPVPMMRAVAELTRPQAIPTIVSLNPIMIDGTGMCGGCRVVIGDEAKFACVDGPEFDGHLVDFQSLGDRLSMYRDHEDQCRIGLHQEN; encoded by the coding sequence ATGTTTGAGGTCCTGAACAATGAAATTCTCGCCCCGGGGCTGCATCGTATGCTGCTGCGTGCTCCGCGCATCGCCGCCGCGCGTTGCCCGGGGCAGTTCGTCATCGTGCGCAGCGCTGCGGGTGAAGAGCGCATTCCCCTGACCATCGGCGATGCCGATGAGGATGCCGGAACCATCACCCTGTTCGTGCAGGCCCTCGGCGCCGGTACCCAGAAGATTGTCGCCGTTGAACCCGGTGGTTATCTGCGTGATGTCGCCGGACCTCTGGGCCTGCCGACCCATATCGAAAACTGGGGACGGGTGGCCTGTGTCGGCGGCGGGGTCGGCACCGCGGTGCTCTACCCCCTGGCCAAGGCGCTGGCTGCCGCCGGAAACCAGGTGACGACCATCATCGGCGGACGCAGTGCACCGTTTATCATTCTCGAGGAGGAACTCGCGGCTTTTTCCGCGCAGGTGCGGGTCACCACCGAAGATGGCAGCCGCGGCCGCCAGGGGTTTGTCACCCTTGAGCTGGAGAACCTTATGGCAAGTTCCGCCAGCCGTCCGGAGGTGGTCTTCGCCATCGGACCCGTGCCCATGATGCGCGCGGTCGCTGAACTGACCCGCCCGCAGGCGATTCCCACCATCGTCAGCCTCAATCCGATCATGATCGATGGCACCGGCATGTGCGGCGGATGCCGGGTGGTGATTGGTGACGAGGCCAAATTCGCCTGCGTCGACGGCCCGGAATTTGACGGCCATCTGGTGGATTTCCAGAGTCTCGGCGATCGTCTGAGCATGTACCGTGACCATGAGGATCAGTGCCGTATCGGCCTGCATCAAGAAAACTGA
- the gltA gene encoding NADPH-dependent glutamate synthase, with amino-acid sequence MLNNLSAKERMAIAREKMPEQDAEVRSRNFTEVNLGLTLEQAVREAQRCLMCKTRPCVAGCPVAVDIPAFVTHLAQGDLAEAARILMRDNALPAVCGRVCPQEVQCEAKCVRANRGLPVAVGYLERFVADWAMANDAELAAAAPVAPSGKKVAVVGCGPAGLTAAGELAGQGHAVTIFEALHDTGGVLRYGIPEFRLPKNIIDAEVARLVRTGVDIECNVIVGKTLTLGQLRAQFDAVFIGNGAGLPVMLGIAGENLKGVYSANEYLTRVNLMGAGQITDSATPIMRGRHVAVIGGGNTAMDCVRTARRLGAQRAMIVYRRGESEMPARVEEIHHAKQEGIEFVMLTAPLAVLSDDAGWARALRCQKMELGEPDASGRRRPMPVAGSDFELPAEVVVNALGTRANPLLTATEPELKLNKWGNIESDENGATSLPGVFAGGDIVRGGATVILAMGDGKRAAAAIDAYLKRA; translated from the coding sequence ATGTTGAACAATCTGAGCGCAAAAGAGCGCATGGCCATTGCGCGGGAGAAGATGCCTGAGCAGGATGCCGAAGTGCGCAGCCGCAATTTCACCGAAGTCAACCTCGGCCTCACTCTGGAGCAGGCGGTGCGCGAGGCGCAGCGCTGCCTGATGTGTAAAACTCGCCCCTGTGTCGCCGGCTGCCCGGTCGCGGTGGATATCCCCGCCTTTGTCACACATCTTGCGCAAGGAGATCTCGCTGAGGCGGCGCGGATTCTCATGCGCGACAACGCGCTGCCCGCCGTTTGCGGTCGGGTGTGTCCACAGGAAGTGCAGTGCGAAGCCAAGTGTGTCCGCGCCAATCGTGGTTTGCCGGTCGCCGTGGGTTATCTGGAGCGCTTCGTTGCCGACTGGGCCATGGCCAATGACGCCGAGTTGGCTGCCGCCGCTCCTGTTGCTCCCAGCGGTAAAAAGGTTGCAGTCGTTGGCTGTGGGCCGGCGGGGCTGACCGCCGCCGGTGAGTTGGCGGGACAGGGTCATGCGGTCACCATTTTTGAAGCCCTGCACGACACCGGTGGTGTGCTGCGTTACGGCATCCCGGAATTCCGTTTGCCGAAGAACATCATTGATGCCGAAGTTGCGCGCCTGGTGCGCACCGGGGTTGACATCGAATGCAATGTCATCGTCGGCAAGACCTTGACTCTTGGACAGTTGCGTGCGCAGTTCGATGCCGTGTTTATCGGCAACGGCGCAGGACTGCCGGTGATGCTCGGCATTGCCGGTGAGAACCTCAAGGGCGTCTATTCCGCCAATGAATATCTGACCCGCGTCAACCTCATGGGTGCCGGGCAAATCACCGACAGTGCCACCCCGATCATGCGCGGTCGTCACGTGGCGGTGATCGGCGGCGGCAACACCGCCATGGACTGTGTGCGGACCGCGCGGCGTCTCGGCGCGCAGCGCGCGATGATTGTGTACCGCCGTGGCGAGAGCGAGATGCCCGCGCGGGTCGAGGAAATCCATCATGCCAAACAGGAGGGGATTGAGTTTGTCATGCTCACCGCGCCCCTGGCGGTGCTGAGCGATGATGCGGGTTGGGCGCGCGCGCTACGCTGCCAGAAAATGGAGTTGGGCGAACCCGACGCTTCGGGACGGCGGCGCCCCATGCCGGTGGCGGGCAGTGACTTCGAACTGCCGGCCGAAGTGGTGGTCAATGCCCTCGGAACCCGCGCCAATCCGCTCCTCACAGCGACAGAGCCCGAACTCAAGCTCAACAAGTGGGGCAATATCGAATCGGACGAAAACGGCGCGACCAGCCTGCCGGGAGTCTTTGCCGGCGGCGATATCGTGCGCGGCGGGGCCACCGTGATCCTCGCCATGGGTGACGGCAAGCGCGCCGCGGCGGCGATTGACGCCTATCTGAAGCGCGCCTGA
- a CDS encoding OmpA family protein, which produces MKKIIVLLMIAALAAAGCAQPPTKTQSGAAIGTGVGAAAGAGLGQAIGGDTKGTLIGAGIGAVVGGMAGGTIGRYMEQQEAALQQAVAGVEGANVQRNVNTIALTFRSDILFDVNSASVKPGAYDEINRVANVLNQYPQTNLMIAGHTDSTGSEAYNQQLSERRAAAVKNALVSNGVSAMRINTIGFGESRPIADNSTDYGRQLNRRVEITITPQG; this is translated from the coding sequence ATGAAAAAAATCATCGTTCTACTGATGATTGCGGCACTCGCCGCAGCCGGCTGCGCCCAGCCGCCGACCAAAACTCAGTCCGGCGCCGCCATCGGCACCGGCGTAGGGGCCGCCGCAGGAGCCGGCCTCGGTCAAGCCATCGGCGGTGACACCAAGGGCACCTTGATCGGCGCCGGCATCGGCGCGGTCGTCGGCGGCATGGCCGGCGGCACCATCGGACGCTACATGGAGCAGCAGGAAGCGGCTCTTCAACAAGCAGTGGCCGGAGTCGAGGGTGCCAACGTACAGCGCAACGTCAACACCATCGCCCTGACGTTCAGATCCGACATTCTTTTCGATGTCAATTCGGCAAGCGTGAAACCTGGGGCTTACGACGAAATCAATCGAGTCGCCAACGTGCTGAATCAGTATCCCCAGACCAATCTCATGATCGCCGGACACACCGACAGCACCGGCAGCGAAGCCTACAACCAACAACTGTCCGAGCGCCGCGCCGCGGCCGTAAAAAACGCCTTGGTGAGCAACGGCGTCAGCGCCATGCGCATCAACACCATCGGCTTCGGCGAAAGCCGCCCCATCGCCGACAACAGTACCGACTACGGCCGCCAGCTCAATCGCCGGGTGGAAATCACCATCACCCCGCAGGGCTGA
- the gatC gene encoding Asp-tRNA(Asn)/Glu-tRNA(Gln) amidotransferase subunit GatC, whose protein sequence is MKITSGEVEKVAGLARLALSADEIQALTSQMDAILSYVDKLNELDVADIVPTAHAVPVENALRDDQVRPSIGQDKALKNAPAAVNGCFRVPRVIE, encoded by the coding sequence ATGAAAATTACCTCGGGTGAGGTGGAAAAAGTTGCCGGACTGGCGCGGTTGGCCCTGTCGGCAGACGAGATCCAGGCGCTTACCAGCCAGATGGACGCTATTTTATCCTATGTCGATAAGCTCAACGAGCTCGACGTGGCCGACATCGTGCCGACCGCTCATGCCGTGCCCGTGGAAAATGCCCTGCGCGACGACCAGGTGCGGCCCTCCATCGGACAGGACAAAGCTCTTAAAAATGCTCCGGCGGCGGTCAATGGTTGTTTTCGTGTGCCGCGTGTCATCGAGTGA
- the gatA gene encoding Asp-tRNA(Asn)/Glu-tRNA(Gln) amidotransferase subunit GatA, with product MSLIDLSLVEMQQQLAARKVSSVELTRAFLERIAVTDERVNAFITVCNEQALQAAARADRRIAAGEAAQLTGIPVALKDIFNSEGMLTTCASKILANYVAPYDATAVARLKEQGMVILGKLNMDEFAMGSSNENSAYGVVRNPWNLETVPGGSSGGSAATIAARQVPASLGTDTGGSIRQPAGHCGVVGLKPTYGRVSRYGVVAYASSLDQVGPLAGNVEDCALMLQAVAGYDPLDSTSVDMAVPDYRAGLRDGVKGLKIGLPREYFIEGLDADVKQALDEALAVYRDLGAEIIEISLPHTDYALACYYLVAPAEASSNLARYDGVRYGVRAEQAQNLLEMYTQSRAAGFGAEVKRRIMLGTYALSSGYYDAYYLKAQKVRTLIRQDFLDAFEKCDVVLTPVAPTPAFRIGEKTDDPLHMYLSDIFTIPINLAGTCGLALPCGFSATGLPIGMQLAGKPFDEATLLRAGHAFEQATDWHKRKAPL from the coding sequence ATGTCATTGATTGATCTTTCTCTGGTTGAAATGCAGCAACAGCTCGCGGCGCGCAAGGTGTCTTCCGTAGAGCTGACCCGCGCTTTTCTTGAGCGCATCGCGGTGACCGACGAGCGGGTGAACGCCTTTATAACGGTCTGTAATGAGCAGGCGTTGCAAGCGGCCGCGCGTGCCGACCGTCGCATTGCGGCGGGAGAGGCAGCGCAACTCACAGGCATCCCTGTCGCCCTCAAGGATATCTTTAACAGCGAAGGGATGCTGACCACCTGCGCCTCGAAGATTCTCGCCAACTATGTCGCCCCCTACGATGCCACGGCTGTGGCGCGGCTCAAGGAGCAGGGCATGGTGATTCTCGGTAAGCTCAACATGGATGAGTTCGCCATGGGTAGCTCCAATGAGAATTCGGCCTACGGTGTGGTGCGCAATCCCTGGAACCTGGAGACGGTGCCCGGTGGCTCCTCGGGAGGTTCGGCGGCAACCATCGCCGCGCGTCAGGTGCCGGCAAGTCTCGGCACCGACACCGGAGGCTCCATCCGTCAGCCCGCCGGCCATTGTGGAGTGGTGGGGCTCAAGCCGACCTACGGGCGCGTCTCGCGTTACGGGGTCGTGGCCTATGCCTCCTCTCTTGATCAGGTCGGGCCGCTGGCCGGCAATGTCGAGGATTGCGCGCTGATGTTGCAGGCGGTGGCGGGTTATGATCCTCTCGACTCGACCTCGGTCGACATGGCTGTTCCAGATTACCGCGCCGGGTTGCGCGACGGGGTCAAGGGGCTCAAAATCGGTTTGCCCCGTGAGTATTTCATCGAAGGCCTGGATGCCGATGTCAAGCAGGCCCTGGACGAAGCTCTTGCTGTTTATCGCGATCTCGGCGCGGAGATCATCGAGATCAGCCTGCCCCACACCGATTATGCCCTGGCCTGTTATTATCTGGTTGCGCCGGCCGAAGCGTCGAGCAACCTGGCGCGTTATGACGGGGTGCGCTACGGCGTGCGCGCCGAGCAGGCGCAGAATCTGCTCGAAATGTATACCCAGAGCCGTGCGGCGGGTTTCGGCGCCGAGGTCAAGCGGCGCATCATGCTTGGCACCTATGCTCTGTCTTCAGGTTATTACGATGCCTACTATCTGAAGGCGCAGAAGGTGCGCACCCTGATCCGTCAGGACTTTCTCGACGCCTTTGAAAAGTGCGATGTGGTGCTGACGCCGGTGGCCCCGACCCCGGCCTTCCGCATCGGCGAGAAAACCGATGATCCTCTGCACATGTACCTCTCGGATATCTTCACCATTCCGATAAATCTGGCCGGTACCTGTGGGCTGGCTCTGCCCTGTGGCTTTTCCGCGACCGGCCTGCCCATCGGCATGCAACTGGCGGGCAAGCCCTTCGATGAGGCGACCTTGTTGCGTGCGGGCCATGCCTTTGAGCAGGCGACGGACTGGCACAAGCGCAAAGCGCCGCTGTGA